From Senegalia massiliensis, a single genomic window includes:
- a CDS encoding ATP-dependent Clp protease ATP-binding subunit, with amino-acid sequence MFGRFSERAQKAIILSQEEAKSLNHNYVGTEHLLLGVSKEGEGIAAQVLNKLGATTDKIKAEIEKRLGKGKEATEVLGFTPRTKKVFELSFMEARNIGQNYVGTEHILLGLIKEGEGVAPNLLKAMGIDLNMLRNEIIKMLGSTNSSSGSSGMNTTGGNRSNTKTPTLDKYGRDLTEYANEGKLDPVIGRQKEIERVVQVLSRRTKNNPVLIGEPGVGKTAVAEGLAQEINEGKIPEILKDKRVVTLDLASMVAGAKYRGEFEDRLKKIMEEIRNAGDVILFIDEMHTIIGAGAAEGAIDASNILKPALARGELQAIGATTLDEYKKHIEKDAALERRFQPIQVEAPSIKDTVKILEGLRDRYEAHHRVKITDEALKAAAELSERYITDRHLPDKAIDLIDEAASRVRIQTITAPPELKDIESRLEELSQEKEEAVNTQNYEKAAQLRDEEKKLKEELEQERNEWQKDKRSKANEVGYEEIAHIVSSWTGVPVKKMTVEESERLLNLEGLLHERVIGQDQAVKAVASAVRRARVGLKDPDKPIGSFIFLGPTGVGKTELSRALAEALFGEEDAMIRIDMSEYMEKHSVSRLVGSPPGYVGYDEGGQLTEKVRRKPYSVILFDEIEKAHPDVFNILLQLLDDGRLTDSKGRTVDFKNTVVIMTSNVGASTIKKQKTLGFAAPQDEEKAEYEKMRDNVMDELRRSFRPEFLNRIDEVIVFHSLNQTHINEIVELMVRDLEKRLKKLDIDIKLTDKAKEYIGKEGFDPQFGARPLERTIRKKIEDKLSEEILKGDLEKSDNILVDLDENEELTFSKE; translated from the coding sequence ATGTTTGGAAGATTTTCAGAAAGAGCACAAAAGGCAATTATATTGTCACAAGAAGAAGCAAAATCTTTAAATCATAATTATGTAGGAACAGAACATTTACTATTAGGAGTATCAAAAGAAGGAGAAGGAATTGCAGCACAAGTATTAAACAAATTAGGAGCAACTACTGATAAAATAAAGGCAGAAATAGAAAAGAGACTTGGAAAAGGAAAAGAAGCTACAGAAGTCTTAGGCTTTACTCCTAGAACTAAAAAGGTATTTGAACTAAGTTTTATGGAAGCAAGAAATATTGGTCAGAATTATGTAGGAACAGAACATATATTGCTTGGACTTATAAAAGAAGGAGAAGGTGTAGCTCCTAATCTATTAAAAGCTATGGGTATTGATTTAAATATGCTAAGAAATGAAATTATAAAGATGCTTGGTAGCACAAATTCTAGTAGTGGATCTTCTGGAATGAATACCACAGGAGGTAATAGAAGTAATACAAAAACACCTACATTAGATAAATACGGAAGAGATTTAACAGAGTATGCCAATGAAGGTAAATTAGATCCAGTTATAGGAAGACAAAAAGAAATTGAGAGAGTAGTTCAAGTGTTAAGCAGGAGAACAAAAAATAATCCTGTGTTAATAGGGGAACCAGGAGTAGGAAAAACAGCAGTTGCAGAAGGTCTTGCACAAGAAATTAATGAAGGTAAAATTCCAGAAATATTAAAAGACAAAAGAGTAGTTACTTTAGATTTAGCTTCAATGGTAGCTGGAGCAAAGTATAGAGGTGAATTTGAAGATAGACTTAAAAAAATAATGGAAGAGATAAGAAATGCAGGAGATGTAATACTTTTCATTGATGAAATGCATACCATAATAGGTGCAGGTGCAGCAGAAGGTGCAATTGATGCATCTAATATATTAAAGCCAGCACTTGCAAGAGGTGAACTTCAAGCAATAGGTGCTACAACTTTAGATGAATATAAAAAGCATATAGAAAAAGATGCTGCACTTGAGAGAAGGTTCCAACCAATACAGGTAGAAGCTCCATCAATAAAAGATACAGTTAAAATACTTGAAGGATTAAGAGATAGATATGAAGCACATCATAGGGTGAAAATCACAGATGAAGCTTTAAAAGCTGCAGCAGAATTATCTGAAAGATATATTACTGATAGACATCTACCAGATAAAGCTATAGATTTAATTGATGAAGCAGCTTCACGTGTAAGAATTCAGACAATAACAGCACCTCCAGAACTTAAAGATATTGAATCAAGATTAGAAGAATTATCACAAGAAAAAGAAGAAGCAGTAAATACTCAAAACTATGAAAAAGCAGCACAATTACGTGATGAAGAAAAGAAACTAAAAGAAGAGTTAGAACAAGAAAGAAATGAATGGCAAAAAGATAAGAGATCAAAGGCTAATGAAGTTGGATATGAGGAAATAGCTCACATAGTATCTTCATGGACTGGAGTTCCTGTAAAGAAAATGACAGTTGAAGAATCAGAAAGGCTATTAAACTTGGAAGGATTACTTCATGAAAGGGTAATAGGTCAAGATCAAGCTGTAAAAGCAGTTGCAAGTGCTGTAAGAAGAGCAAGAGTAGGACTTAAAGATCCAGATAAGCCAATAGGTTCATTTATATTTTTAGGACCAACAGGAGTAGGTAAAACTGAGTTATCTAGAGCACTTGCAGAGGCACTATTTGGTGAAGAAGATGCAATGATTAGAATAGATATGTCAGAATACATGGAAAAACATTCTGTATCACGTCTTGTAGGTTCACCACCAGGATATGTAGGTTATGATGAAGGTGGTCAATTAACTGAAAAAGTAAGAAGAAAACCATATTCAGTAATATTATTTGATGAAATTGAAAAAGCACATCCAGATGTATTTAATATACTTCTTCAATTATTAGATGATGGTAGACTTACTGATTCAAAAGGAAGAACAGTAGACTTTAAAAATACAGTTGTTATTATGACATCAAATGTAGGTGCATCTACTATTAAAAAACAAAAGACACTTGGATTTGCAGCACCACAAGATGAAGAAAAAGCAGAATATGAAAAAATGCGTGATAATGTTATGGATGAATTAAGAAGAAGTTTTAGACCAGAGTTCTTAAATAGAATAGATGAAGTAATAGTATTCCACTCATTAAATCAAACTCATATAAATGAGATAGTAGAGCTTATGGTAAGAGACTTAGAAAAACGACTTAAAAAGTTGGATATAGACATTAAACTAACAGATAAGGCAAAAGAATATATAGGCAAAGAAGGATTTGATCCTCAATTTGGTGCAAGACCACTTGAAAGAACCATAAGAAAGAAAATAGAAGATAAACTTTCAGAAGAAATACTAAAAGGTGATTTAGAAAAAAGTGATAATATCCTAGTGGATTTAGATGAAAATGAAGAGTTAACATTTAGTAAAGAGTAA
- a CDS encoding protein arginine kinase, which translates to MKWLDCDGCDQDIVVSSRIRLARNIENIKFPQKINKDDSDNIKEQIKKAVTENNEIGKNYRYYDMKNLNIVESRKYVEDHLISPGLLEHSQIGGFLLSEDEKSTIMINEEDHIRMQVLYPGFELEKCFSESNRIDDILESKIKYAFDEKIGYLTSCPTNIGTGMRASVMLHLPSLVITNQINGIIQAVNQIGLTVRGVYGEGSNAMGNLFQISNQTTIGESEEDIIQKLKNIVNQLVKNERNARNTIYTNNKIRMEDKVCRSLGTLKNARILSTDEAMSLLSDVKLGIEMNIIDNIDRVIINKLMIKIQPAHILNSADKDLDANDRDILRAKIVRESLEKEAIK; encoded by the coding sequence ATGAAATGGTTAGATTGTGATGGTTGCGATCAAGATATAGTTGTAAGTAGTAGAATAAGACTTGCAAGAAATATAGAAAATATAAAATTTCCTCAAAAGATAAATAAAGATGATTCTGATAACATAAAAGAGCAAATAAAAAAAGCTGTAACAGAAAATAATGAAATAGGTAAAAATTATAGATATTATGATATGAAAAATTTAAATATAGTTGAAAGTAGAAAATATGTGGAAGACCATTTGATATCTCCTGGATTACTTGAGCATAGTCAGATTGGTGGTTTCTTACTGAGTGAAGATGAAAAATCTACAATTATGATAAATGAAGAAGATCATATAAGAATGCAAGTTTTGTATCCAGGATTTGAGTTAGAAAAATGCTTTAGTGAATCTAATAGAATTGATGATATTTTAGAAAGTAAAATTAAATATGCATTTGATGAAAAGATAGGCTATTTAACTTCATGTCCTACTAATATAGGTACTGGCATGAGAGCATCAGTGATGTTGCATCTACCTTCACTTGTTATAACAAATCAAATAAATGGAATAATTCAAGCAGTAAACCAAATTGGTCTTACTGTCAGAGGTGTATATGGAGAAGGTAGCAATGCAATGGGGAATTTATTTCAAATATCTAATCAAACTACAATAGGTGAGTCTGAAGAGGATATAATTCAAAAATTAAAAAACATAGTAAATCAACTTGTTAAAAATGAACGAAATGCAAGAAATACTATTTATACTAATAATAAAATCAGAATGGAAGATAAAGTGTGTAGATCACTTGGCACATTAAAAAATGCAAGAATATTATCTACTGATGAAGCGATGAGTTTATTATCTGATGTAAAATTAGGTATAGAAATGAACATAATAGATAATATTGATAGAGTAATAATAAATAAACTTATGATAAAAATACAGCCTGCACATATTTTAAATAGCGCAGATAAAGATTTAGATGCAAATGACAGAGATATATTAAGAGCAAAAATTGTAAGAGAATCGTTAGAAAAGGAGGCAATTAAATAA
- a CDS encoding UvrB/UvrC motif-containing protein, which produces MICDRCGENQATVHYKEIINGNKKEMHLCDECAHNKQMSSPFSINQLLAGLIDSGFDKNVGFDYMEPKKCENCGMTYNKFKQTGKLGCSKCYETFNDNLNPLFKRIHGHDTHRGKIPNRAGKGIKIKNDIKKLTEKLNQAIENEEFEKAAELRDEIRDLREDIKE; this is translated from the coding sequence ATGATTTGTGATAGATGTGGAGAAAATCAAGCAACAGTTCATTACAAAGAAATAATAAATGGAAATAAGAAAGAAATGCATTTATGTGATGAATGTGCTCATAATAAACAGATGTCATCACCATTTTCAATTAATCAGTTACTTGCAGGATTGATTGATAGTGGATTTGATAAAAATGTTGGATTTGATTATATGGAACCTAAGAAGTGTGAAAATTGTGGTATGACTTATAATAAATTTAAACAAACAGGAAAGTTAGGATGTAGTAAATGCTATGAAACATTTAATGATAATTTAAACCCTTTATTTAAAAGAATTCATGGACATGATACTCATAGAGGAAAAATACCAAATAGAGCAGGTAAAGGTATAAAAATTAAAAATGATATAAAAAAATTAACTGAAAAATTAAATCAGGCTATAGAAAATGAAGAGTTTGAAAAAGCTGCAGAATTGAGAGATGAAATAAGAGATCTTAGAGAAGATATAAAAGAGTAA
- a CDS encoding CtsR family transcriptional regulator → MARISDIIERFIVSMMTNTEKDILEIQRNELAEHFNCAPSQINYVLATRFTPEKGYYIESKRGGGGYIKIIRVNIKEEKDIRKLLINSIGNSITTQKAYNIIDNLKEKEFITNRESLIMKNAISNSALSFVMEYKNELRAKIFKYMLISLLSEE, encoded by the coding sequence ATGGCACGAATTAGTGATATTATAGAAAGATTTATAGTTTCGATGATGACAAATACTGAAAAAGATATTTTAGAAATTCAAAGAAATGAATTAGCAGAACATTTTAACTGTGCTCCATCTCAGATAAATTATGTTTTAGCTACTAGATTTACTCCAGAGAAGGGATATTATATTGAGAGTAAAAGAGGTGGAGGCGGGTATATAAAAATAATAAGGGTTAATATAAAGGAAGAAAAAGATATTAGAAAGTTATTAATAAATAGTATAGGTAATAGTATTACAACTCAAAAAGCATATAATATTATAGATAATCTTAAAGAAAAAGAGTTTATAACAAATAGAGAGTCCTTAATCATGAAAAATGCTATAAGTAATAGTGCATTATCTTTTGTAATGGAATATAAAAATGAATTAAGAGCAAAAATATTTAAATATATGCTAATTTCATTATTAAGTGAGGAGTGA
- the fusA gene encoding elongation factor G: MYNYNADKIRNIAFLGHHSSGKTTLVESMLMTTGAIKRKGRVEDRNTISDFDKEEKSREVSIYTSVIPLEWKSHKYNVLDTPGYFDFIGEVHSALRVSKGAVIVLDASSGIEVGCEKAWKLTRKTNTPTILYINKMDKENINYDKLVNQLREKFGKAIIPFHIPIGKENEFKGFVNIVDMKARIYNKDKKICEDAEIWPEKEVKMGDYREMLIESVAESDDELLEKYFEGEEFTEEEIHTGLRKGVIEGKLIPVLIGSATLNVGTETLLNMMWDYLPSPTDLEKPSGINPKNKKEEERNIEDEEPFSAIVFKTIADPYLGKISLFQVRSGVLKKDDEVYNSNTEEIEKIGNIFMLRGKEQIEVNEVHAGDIGAVSKLNNTHTGDTICNKENPIIYENVYFPKPTLFMAARPVNKNDEEKIGQALQKLLEEDKTFSVERNNETKELLIGGQGNTQLEVIKNKLKNDFGVTIELSDPKIAYRETIKGTSNVQGKHKKQSGGAGQYGDVIIKFEPSTEEFIFEEEIFGGAVPRQYIPAVEKGLRESVLKGPLAGYPVVNIKSTLLDGSYHPVDSNEMAFKIAASLAFKKGIEKAGPVLLEPIMRVEIIIPDEYMGDIMGDMNKRRGRILGMEPREDGTQLVIAEAPAAEMFKYTIDLKSMTQARGTFLMEFSRYEEVPSNISEKIVEEYKSKEA, encoded by the coding sequence ATGTATAATTATAATGCTGATAAGATTAGAAACATAGCTTTTTTAGGACACCATAGTAGTGGTAAGACAACTTTAGTTGAATCAATGTTAATGACTACAGGAGCAATTAAGAGAAAAGGTAGAGTAGAAGATAGAAATACAATATCAGACTTTGATAAAGAAGAAAAATCAAGAGAAGTTTCTATTTACACTTCTGTTATACCATTAGAATGGAAGAGTCATAAATATAATGTATTGGATACTCCAGGATATTTTGATTTTATAGGTGAAGTTCATTCAGCTCTTAGAGTATCAAAAGGAGCCGTAATTGTATTAGATGCTAGTTCAGGAATAGAGGTAGGTTGTGAAAAAGCTTGGAAACTCACTAGAAAAACAAATACTCCAACTATTTTATATATAAATAAAATGGATAAAGAAAATATTAACTATGATAAATTAGTAAATCAATTAAGAGAAAAATTTGGTAAAGCAATTATACCATTTCACATTCCCATAGGAAAAGAAAATGAATTTAAAGGTTTCGTGAATATAGTTGATATGAAGGCAAGAATTTATAATAAAGATAAAAAAATATGTGAAGATGCAGAAATTTGGCCAGAAAAAGAAGTTAAAATGGGAGATTATAGAGAAATGCTCATTGAATCAGTAGCAGAAAGTGATGATGAGTTACTAGAAAAATATTTTGAAGGTGAAGAATTTACAGAAGAAGAAATACACACTGGTTTACGTAAAGGAGTTATTGAAGGTAAACTTATACCAGTTCTTATAGGGTCTGCTACATTAAATGTTGGTACAGAAACACTTTTAAATATGATGTGGGATTATCTTCCTTCTCCAACTGATTTAGAAAAACCAAGTGGAATAAATCCAAAGAATAAAAAAGAAGAAGAAAGAAATATAGAAGATGAAGAACCATTTTCAGCTATAGTATTTAAAACTATTGCAGATCCATATTTAGGAAAAATTTCACTATTTCAAGTAAGAAGTGGAGTATTGAAAAAAGATGATGAAGTATATAATTCAAACACTGAAGAAATAGAAAAAATAGGAAATATATTTATGTTAAGAGGTAAAGAGCAAATAGAAGTAAATGAAGTTCATGCTGGAGATATTGGAGCAGTTTCAAAATTAAACAATACACATACTGGTGATACAATATGTAATAAAGAAAATCCTATTATTTATGAAAATGTTTACTTTCCAAAACCAACATTGTTTATGGCTGCTAGACCAGTAAATAAAAATGACGAAGAAAAGATAGGTCAAGCTCTTCAAAAATTACTAGAAGAAGATAAGACCTTTAGTGTAGAAAGAAATAATGAAACTAAAGAACTTTTAATTGGAGGACAAGGAAATACACAATTAGAAGTAATTAAAAATAAATTAAAAAATGATTTTGGAGTTACTATTGAATTATCGGATCCTAAAATTGCATATAGAGAAACCATAAAAGGAACTTCAAATGTTCAAGGTAAGCATAAAAAACAATCTGGTGGAGCAGGACAATATGGAGATGTTATAATAAAATTTGAACCCTCAACAGAAGAATTTATATTTGAAGAAGAAATATTTGGTGGAGCAGTACCAAGACAATATATACCAGCTGTAGAGAAGGGGCTTAGAGAATCAGTTTTAAAAGGTCCACTTGCAGGGTATCCTGTAGTGAATATAAAATCAACACTATTAGATGGTTCATATCATCCTGTAGATTCAAATGAAATGGCCTTTAAAATAGCTGCTTCATTGGCATTTAAAAAGGGAATAGAAAAAGCAGGTCCAGTACTTTTAGAACCTATTATGAGAGTAGAAATAATCATACCAGATGAGTATATGGGTGATATAATGGGTGATATGAATAAAAGACGTGGAAGAATATTAGGTATGGAGCCTAGAGAAGATGGAACTCAATTAGTAATAGCAGAAGCTCCTGCTGCTGAAATGTTTAAATATACTATAGATTTAAAGTCTATGACTCAAGCTCGAGGAACGTTTTTAATGGAATTTTCAAGATATGAAGAAGTTCCATCAAATATAAGTGAAAAAATAGTTGAAGAATATAAAAGTAAAGAAGCATAA
- the hisC gene encoding histidinol-phosphate transaminase, which yields MIKFRDEIKDLKAYTPGKPIEDVKKEYGLTEVIKLASNENPMGTSEKVKEKLIKSIDNLAIYPDGNTTILKDELAKKLDLKPEQILPSSGSDEMVDMISKTFINKGDEVIMADITFPRYISTAIMMGGIPKIVPLKDWTYDLNGMINAITKNTKLIWLCNPNNPTGTMFSEKELLNFLKKVPENIIVVYDEAYREYVTRDDYPKDNLKLLKKYSNLIIMRTFSKMYGLAALRVGYTMANEKIIKNINKIRGPFNVNSLAQIAAVEALKDNEFVESCYRINKEGKEYLYNEFDKLNLKYAPSETNHIFVNVNRVSEEIFIELQKRGVIIRPITGTWIRVTIGTKEQNKKFITLLKEVLAN from the coding sequence ATGATAAAATTTAGAGATGAAATTAAAGATTTAAAAGCTTATACGCCAGGCAAGCCTATAGAAGATGTAAAAAAAGAATATGGATTAACAGAAGTTATAAAGCTTGCATCCAATGAAAACCCTATGGGTACTTCAGAAAAAGTAAAAGAAAAATTAATCAAATCTATTGATAATTTAGCAATTTATCCTGATGGAAATACAACTATATTAAAGGATGAGCTTGCTAAAAAATTAGATTTAAAACCCGAACAGATACTTCCAAGTAGTGGGTCTGATGAAATGGTAGATATGATATCAAAAACCTTTATAAATAAAGGTGATGAAGTTATAATGGCAGATATAACTTTCCCAAGATATATTTCTACAGCCATTATGATGGGTGGAATTCCTAAAATAGTTCCGCTTAAAGATTGGACTTATGATTTAAATGGTATGATAAATGCCATAACAAAAAATACAAAATTAATTTGGCTCTGTAACCCAAATAATCCTACAGGTACTATGTTCAGTGAAAAAGAATTGTTGAACTTTCTAAAAAAAGTTCCTGAAAATATAATAGTAGTTTATGATGAAGCTTACAGAGAATATGTAACAAGAGATGATTATCCAAAAGATAATTTAAAGCTTTTAAAGAAATATTCTAATCTAATCATAATGAGAACCTTTTCTAAAATGTATGGTCTTGCTGCTTTAAGAGTAGGTTATACCATGGCAAATGAAAAAATAATTAAAAACATAAACAAAATTAGAGGACCTTTTAATGTAAATTCACTTGCACAAATTGCAGCAGTTGAAGCATTAAAAGATAATGAATTTGTAGAAAGTTGCTATAGAATAAATAAAGAAGGTAAAGAGTACTTATATAATGAATTTGACAAATTAAACTTAAAATATGCCCCTTCTGAAACTAATCATATCTTTGTTAATGTTAATAGAGTTTCAGAGGAAATATTTATAGAACTTCAAAAAAGAGGTGTCATAATAAGACCTATAACAGGAACATGGATAAGAGTTACCATAGGAACAAAGGAACAGAATAAAAAATTTATAACTTTACTTAAAGAAGTTTTAGCGAATTAA